AGCAGATGACTTGGCAACACTGACTTGCACAAGGTCCCAGAGCTAGTCAGAGGAAGAACCAGGGTTCCAAAGCTTTCTCTGAGACTCCAGAGGTTCTCACCTGAGGGTCAACAGGAACCCATGATTTTGCATGTGTATTTTCCTGGTTAGAACTCCGTAACTTTCATCAGATTGTCCAGGGCAAGTGGCTCCAAAACAGCTAAGATTCCCACGTGTGCCACGCTGCCTTTCCAGAGCCCCATTTCTTTGTGCTTCCATCTGATGGGAAATGAACTCAACCGGCCTCGTtgcccaggggaggaggcaggggcaggtgtATGCCCACAGCTCAGAGATCAGGTGACCTCAAGGAGCAAGCAGCCCATAATCACCACTCTTTCTCTCACCACAGTGGAGTTCCAGGTGACAACACAGACCCCGTCCCTGAATTTCCTGCTGGGGTCCTCAGCCTCCCTGCACTGTGGCTTCTCCTTGGCCCCAGGCTTGGATCTCACCAGCGTGGAGTGGCGCCTGCAGCATAAGGGCAGTGGCCAGCTGGTATACAGCTGGACCCCGGAGCAGGGGCAGGCCAAGAGGGAGGGCGCTACCCTGGAGCCTGAGCAGCAACTCATGGCTGGGGATGCCTCCCTCACCCTACCCAGCCTCACTCTGCAGGACGAGGGGGCCTACATTTGCCAGATCACCACCACTCTGTACCGAGCTCAACAAATCATCCAGCTCCACGTCCAAGGTGAGGCCGGGACAGGGGCatcctggggagaggggaaggcatGGGCCTGTTGGGAATATTTTCCAGAATGGAATCCAAATACAGGGGCAATTTCCTGAGAGGCAGACTGCATAACCCCACAACCTAAACAGCACCGCCatccaggaagcacagacagcatCAGACTGTTTCCTGTCAGACCCCAGGATAATTCCACCAAGAAATTCCCCAGCCCAGGATCCTGCTGCCCTGCCATGGCTAGCTGTCTCCAATCACCCCAGTCCTTTGGGACCACATCCTAAGGAGGAGCAGCAGCAAACCGAGGAGGGGCAGCAGGCATGGTCCTGACGGGGAGCAGTGTTTCGTCACTGACATCCTTTAAAATCACTGGCTTATTCTGACGATAAGTAACAAGCCAGCCTTGAGTTGGTTTTACCGTTGCTTTTCAGTTACCTGTGGGAGATGTCCCCATGATGGCCTGCCTCCAGGGTGGGCCCCTCACACTCCCCTTGCACGCCACTGAAGAAGAAACTTCAGCCTCCACATCTATTCTCATTCTCAGCAGGAAGAGAAGGCTTCAGGCAACTCTGCTGTCCCACTGAGTCCCTCTGGAATCttactcttcattctttctttcagctTCCCCCAAAGTACGACTAAGCTTGGCAAACGAGGCTCTGCCACCCACCCTCACCTGCACCGCTGCTGGCTATTACCCTCTGGATGTGACTGTGACATGGACCCGAGAGGAGCCGGGGGGAACCCCGGTCCCAGTCTCTGGtgcctccttctccagcctccGACAAAGCGCAGCGGGCACCTACACCATCTCTTCCTCCCTGATAGCAGAACCTGGCTCTGCAGGCGCCACCTACACCTGCCAGGTCACCCACATCTCTCTGGAAGAGCCCCTTGAGGCCAGCACCTCGGTTGCCCCACCAGGTACTGGGAGTACCCTCCTTTTCCCACCTCTACACTTGGGCTCATGGCTCTCCTGCCCCGAGCTTGCTTTGGCCTTGTTCTGCTTCCCACAGCACTTTGTTCACAGTCCCGGCTTTTTCTTTCCCGAGGTGGCAGCCAGGGCCACCACACACGCTGAGACTTCATTATACCCCAGGTTCCAGGGTCCCAGGGTGCCGAGAGCTGGAGAGCAGCGTTGAGTAACTCCTGATCCTGCCCTCAGGAGTCTGGGAGAGTCAGACTGGGCAGTCAGGGATGATGGCCCGGGGAGACATGTGAGCTGAGTTAGCTAGCTCAGGGGCAAGGGAGCACCCAAGGTAGAAAGAATGGCATGCGTGAAGGCCAGATTATAAAACAGCCCAAAGAGAAGCTGGGGAACTGCGCAGCTGGAGCCACGGGCGTGCGGGAAAGGAGAAGCGGCTCAGAGGCCTGAGAGGGGCGTCCACAACGGAGCCTTCAATGAACCACAGTCTAGACCCAGCACTGCGATGTGTGATCACAGGCATCATCGTGCCTCCGTTTTAGAGACAGCTCAACCGGcacttacagatgagaaagtaaaCGGTTAAAGAGAACATGGGAGAGATAGGCAGCCCGATTCCTCCACTGTAGCCTGAGACCCTCTACTGCCATTAGGCGGCAGATCACAATGGGCCTTCAGCTGGAACTTCATCCTGAAGCCACAGAATGTCATTGAAAGATGTCGAATAGGAAAGAATCAGCACTAGAAATGCAAACGGCCAGGAGCATTGGGCATTATTTGGTGGCTCACTAGACTAAGCTTCCCAGAAACTGGGGTTTTGTCTCAGCTCACAACATCCCACAGCTATTTACAAAATTCCAGTTTAACTGTCAACAACTAATCTGACCTAAATCTCTCTtgcaaagcaatttaaaaaaaaaccaacgtTATTCCAAGGTGGGAAGAGGTAGAGAATTCTGTGTGGAATAACACACAAACATCCAACAACCCTGAGCAAGTACGAATGGTACTGTGCGCCCAGTTCCTGAGAACAGAACACTTGCTGCGAGCTCCTCAACCGCGGACGCACACTCACTCTCAAACACACACTCCTTTGTCCCTCCTGCGGGGTGGGCACTGCGGGCGCGGGCTCAGAGACGACTCCTGCCCACTGACTCCCGCCCACGCTGCCCTCACCTACAGAGCGGAGGATGGCCTTTGGAATCCTTGTGGCCAGCAGCCTCTTCCTTCTTGCACTGTTGTTCTTGGGGCTTCAGAGACGGCAAGGTAAGAGCCTGGTCACCCTCAACTGCCCCTGACCCACACGACGTGTAGATCAGCCTGCCCTCAccagcccccccccccagacCTGGCATGAAGCCCAAGCATCCCGAGCTCCAGCCAGCCCCACACACAGCCCTCCGCTCCCGGGGTTACCCCAAATGAAACCAACCTCgttccttcttgttttctcttagCTACCTCACCAAGGTCTGAGGCCCTCTGGGTAGACACTCTCCTGCCTCACAGTAAAAAGGAAGAGTAGTCACGTTCTCCCAGGAGGACTCTAAACCAAGTCCCAGAGCTCAAAAAGGCCCCAAGAAAGGGATGAAGAAGGCACAGATCATGGGGGCCCTGGCTCTGGGTATGTGCAGGCGTCTGCCTTCCCTCAGTGTGTCCCTGGGCTGACCACCAAGGAGAAAACACGAAGAGACAAGAGGGCGGCAGGAAGGCAGGATGTCTCGGTGGTTAAAACACGAGCCAGATTTGAGGTGTGAtggtaggaaaagaaaaggggaaaaaattacgAAAGGAACAAGTGAGGGACGGGGGCAAGACGGTGAGGGTTGGGCCACTGCACCCAAATATTGAACTCTGTCCAAATAAAAGCCCCCTGTGGCCTTGGAGACAAAGCTTTTTCATTCTCCTGTCTTTCCCGCGCTGGGCCCCACTGACCCCTGTCCCCAAGCCTAGCTGCTCCAACTTGCAAAGTGCTCCAGGTATGAAACAAAGGCccccagaggcagccctggggcTCCAGCTCGGCTGCTCTGTGTAACCCTGAGCTGCAATTAAGGTTCTCCTTTAGACGGGTGCTGGGTATTTCAGGATACCTACAAACTCCGCACTCCCTGAGGGGCAGGAAAGACATTTCTCTGCTTGTTCATTTCGAAAATGTGCCTGGTCACTACAGTGCAACTTGGGACCAGAAAACTGTATATAAGGAGGATGGGGAACAGGGTGTGTTTGCCGGAGGCCTCATCTGGGCCTGGCCCCTGGGGCAGGCCGGGCAGGCCGAGGACCTAGAAGGAGGTAAATGGGAGAAGTCTGAGGAAACCTGCAGTGTTTGTCAGTGTGAGATGCCCACTCAACTTCCTGTCATCACTTCCTCTCACTAGCACCTAGAAGAGTCTGGCTGCTTGAGGTATGAATGCTGACAGCGGAGACCACTTCCTCTGCCAACACACAGGTCTTTAATCTCGAGAAGACCACAGAGCACACAGGAGCCAGCCCTTCCAGCCTAAAGTAACATCAGACTACTAGAAAGAAACAACActcccccgcccctcctcagTTACTCCGACCCAAACAACAATCAAGTCAGTTTAGTGgtaggaatttgtattttttgccTTTGTTCAGAATACATGAAATTGATAAATAAGCCACATGCCTTTGGTGGAAACACAACTGTTATCATTCTATACAAGTATGAGATTGGGGTtagggaaaaagacaaagaggtgACGACAGACACACAGTGGAAACCCCACATCATCTCATGGCAAACCAAAGAAGGAGGGGATGTGGGAAGCTCGGCTTCATTTGACTGCAAAGTCCCGGGGTTTCGTTGCATATCTGCTCATGCACAtgggtggtgggagggaagggagacagcAAAGACACAGAAGAGGGTACTGGGTGGGgtgagaaagaaagtagaaggggTGACATCCCCAAAAGAACAAAGCCAACTACTTCTGGTGTGCCTCAGAGGGATGGAAACCCAGGAAATAATTCCTATGAGAGGGCTGAGTGGGCCAAGAGGGCGAATTTGCTCCAGGCTTGGGACACATCCAGGACAGTGGTGGTTCTTCTCCAGCGGTGACCCCCTGCATTAGGCAAGGAGGAGCCAGAGGAGAGTGGAGACCTTCGAGGGGGGCCGTTGGGAGGGTACACTGACtgctttcttccagctcttcagTCCCGCCCTGGGGCAGGACGAAGGGAATGTGGGAAACAGGggcaaagggagaggaaggatggTTTTGCGCAATGAAATGCTGCTGCATGGAAAGTGAGCATCCAGActcagcccagcctggcctcagCCTCTTCCTGCTTGTGGATCAGAGGACGGAAGGAATAAAGGGTCATGGGCGTTCCCCCTTCTGttcccagcctgccctcctcccctcacacCTCAGTCTATCCCACTCAACACCGTGTCCTGAAGCCCAGCAGTGGCTCCCAAGACAAGCTGAGCAGCTCCCATCCTCAGGCTCCACCGTCTGCACCCAGAAACCAtgcaaaaaggaggaaaggaaagaaggcaaagtGGAATTCAGGTGGGCACGGGGGGTTTAGAAGAGGAACATACCTTAGGAAGTACAGAGAGGCCCCATGACAACATGGCAATACACGAGCACACCTGTCTGCAGactgccctgcctcccaccccaagACTTCTGTCAACACTCAGAATGGGCCAGGCCTCAGGGAGGACCTCCTGCCTCATCCCTCTCTTTGGCAAGTACACAGGGATAGTGTGGAGGAAAGGAGTCCCTGAGAGTCCAAGATCCTCACTTCTAACACCCTCACACTCCCTTATCAACGGGAAGGGAACAGGACCTTCCTTAACAAGAGGGCAAGAGGGTTCCCCCGAGCTTGTTATTCTCAAATTAGGCCCTCAACTCACTGTTTTTCTATAACTAACAAGCACTCCCTCTTTATCTAAGCCAACAATTAAAACTAACTGAGTGTCTCAAACTTTGGCTTTATGAAATTATTTGGGGTTCTCATGAACAATCCAGAATTCTGCAGAAAAGGTGGACAAGAGACAGCCCCTTCCAGTTATGAGCTTCTGGGACTGCTTCTAGGATGGGAAtgaggttgggtttttttttggtatttttgctattttggtattttttctggtatttttgtaattaatacaTGTTCTCCAGGTCTCTGGAGAACAAAGTAAAAGACTGCAAGATCCCTGAAGACATAGACAATCTTGATCTAAATGGGTATGCCACCAGGACCAAGATGTACTTTGGGCCCCCCTTCAGGCCTGGCAGAGGAGAAGAGCTCCAAGGGATCAGGGCAGCCCTGAAGGAGCCGCCATTTTCCCAGCTGTTTACAGCTTCCTCCTGCCAGGGGCCTGGCCTTTCCTGGTGACACTGTAGGCACTGAtatccttctcctctcctgctcttgGCACTGTCTTGGGCATGTCACCTCAGCTACGCTCCTTCCCGTTCCCTTGGCCTCCACCTCTTTTTGGCTTTGGGGGAACTTGTGAGCACATAAGAAGGAGGCAAGGAGGAGGCACCAGCTGTTGCTCCTCAAGTAGTTGCTTCAAGACTGCGCCACAAGCAGCATTTCTAGCGTTGAGGGACATCGTGCAAATGAAAGCAACAGCAAAGGAGGAATGGGTGATGGAGAAGCCTGGGCTAGGATGGAGGAAGGCAGACAGGGAAGTTCACTGAGAGAGCAAACAGAGGGAGGGGGACATGAGTTTGGATGGCAATGGAGAACAGGGAAGGGGTGGCACATTCTTAAGTAAAAAAGTAGACTGGACACAGGAATCAGGAAGTCccagatggaaaagagaaagagacaggagaaaaCAAGAGGGAAAATTACATCAAGTTACTAGACATTCAGGTCTTTCTGTTGTGGGCGTTCTATCCCCATGGTCTCCCGCTGACCCAAGCCAGTGACAAACAGCACAGCCCCACTCCTTCAGAACAAGAAGGACCGTCTTCCCACAATATCTTGTAGAGGGAAGGCTTGTCCATCAAGGAAGTCCCTTGTctttgcccttcctccctcccgaACCAGGTGATGATCCCACAGCAGCCATCTCCATACCTCAGTCAGAGCAGCCCCATTCCCCAGGCAGGCGGGGCTGGGAGAAGACTCCAGGACCTTCCCACCTCTTCACCCCACCAGCAACCTCAGCGATACTTACTTACAATAACTACCACGACGATGGCACAGATAGCTCCCAGCATGATCATCATCTGAGGAAACATTGAGAAGAATGGGCCCATGGAtttggggaaggaggaatggagcCCAGACTCGAGATGTAGGAACAGTACTTGCTCCATCCTTGGGACAGGGGAAGAAACCACCCATCCAGAAGATGTGCAGGCCTCTGAGGACGGCCCAACCCTCTTGCTTCCCGTCAGACAATAACCCCTGCACCACAGCTGAGAGTCTCAGAAACCTCGGAGCATCTACAGCTTGCTCCTTTTTGCTTAGTTCCTGTTGCCTGAAGGCTTTGAAAGGAACTCCAATGGAGGTGCAGACTTGGGATCTTTAGTCAATTGGTTCATTTTCATCGTGAAGTGTTCAGCTCATTCCTAAAAGCCGCAGGTATTTACATACATATCTACCCAGCCATTGTGTCGATGTGGGATGTGTCTGAGGAAGGGCCAGGTGAGAATTTTTCCAGGGGTCCTTTGGGGAAAAGCACCTTGCTAACCGTTTCCAAACTCCTCAGGGTTATCACTGGCTCCCAGTAGGTGATTCTGAATACTCTAGCCTACCCTGGTGGCCAGATCAGGGTAATGCATCTCAAGGAGGCTTTCGAGATTTCCCCCAAAAGTTCTGCAGGGCAGAGATCCTGAGCCACTAGAGGGAAGGGATGTAGAACCTGAGGGTTTCCTTGCCTTCTGTGAGTTGAGGCCCAGGAAAAGAAGTGGGAGAGGACAAGAAAATTCACCTTGCAGTTTTTCCACCAATACTTCCTCTTTAGCTTGGCAGCGCTGCTCTCAAATTGCGACGCTCCCACCTGCAAGGCATCAGCTCGGTCATCCAGCTCTGACAGTATCTCGTCCCTCTTCAGGACTTTGTCCACATTCACACGCATGATGTCTACCA
This DNA window, taken from Equus przewalskii isolate Varuska chromosome 5, EquPr2, whole genome shotgun sequence, encodes the following:
- the TAPBPL gene encoding tapasin-related protein isoform X1, with product MGAEGGCLLLCLALLAAAEPAERQWRAVDVVLDCFLAEEGGRQHGAFASSGNMVKALLVLRQVPVLDDGSLEGFTDFQGGTVAKDDPLVTFEASVNLVQIPQAEALLHADCNGKDVTCEISRYFLQARQEATVETAAWFITNVQVSGGGPSVSMVMKTLGDTENGALRHHRWNLPLGPQGTVQTAVEFQVTTQTPSLNFLLGSSASLHCGFSLAPGLDLTSVEWRLQHKGSGQLVYSWTPEQGQAKREGATLEPEQQLMAGDASLTLPSLTLQDEGAYICQITTTLYRAQQIIQLHVQASPKVRLSLANEALPPTLTCTAAGYYPLDVTVTWTREEPGGTPVPVSGASFSSLRQSAAGTYTISSSLIAEPGSAGATYTCQVTHISLEEPLEASTSVAPPERRMAFGILVASSLFLLALLFLGLQRRQATSPRSEALWVDTLLPHSKKEE
- the VAMP1 gene encoding vesicle-associated membrane protein 1 isoform X1; the protein is MSALAQPPTEGAEETAPGGGPPGPPPNVTSNRRLQQTQAQVEEVVDIMRVNVDKVLKRDEILSELDDRADALQVGASQFESSAAKLKRKYWWKNCKMMIMLGAICAIVVVVIVSELLRQHSH
- the TAPBPL gene encoding tapasin-related protein isoform X5, whose amino-acid sequence is MMAPWKASLISKGAQWPKTTHLLPSRPQARQEATVETAAWFITNVQVSGGGPSVSMVMKTLGDTENGALRHHRWNLPLGPQGTVQTAVEFQVTTQTPSLNFLLGSSASLHCGFSLAPGLDLTSVEWRLQHKGSGQLVYSWTPEQGQAKREGATLEPEQQLMAGDASLTLPSLTLQDEGAYICQITTTLYRAQQIIQLHVQASPKVRLSLANEALPPTLTCTAAGYYPLDVTVTWTREEPGGTPVPVSGASFSSLRQSAAGTYTISSSLIAEPGSAGATYTCQVTHISLEEPLEASTSVAPPERRMAFGILVASSLFLLALLFLGLQRRQATSPRSEALWVDTLLPHSKKEE
- the TAPBPL gene encoding tapasin-related protein isoform X2 yields the protein MGAEGGCLLLCLALLAAAEPERQWRAVDVVLDCFLAEEGGRQHGAFASSGNMVKALLVLRQVPVLDDGSLEGFTDFQGGTVAKDDPLVTFEASVNLVQIPQAEALLHADCNGKDVTCEISRYFLQARQEATVETAAWFITNVQVSGGGPSVSMVMKTLGDTENGALRHHRWNLPLGPQGTVQTAVEFQVTTQTPSLNFLLGSSASLHCGFSLAPGLDLTSVEWRLQHKGSGQLVYSWTPEQGQAKREGATLEPEQQLMAGDASLTLPSLTLQDEGAYICQITTTLYRAQQIIQLHVQASPKVRLSLANEALPPTLTCTAAGYYPLDVTVTWTREEPGGTPVPVSGASFSSLRQSAAGTYTISSSLIAEPGSAGATYTCQVTHISLEEPLEASTSVAPPERRMAFGILVASSLFLLALLFLGLQRRQATSPRSEALWVDTLLPHSKKEE
- the TAPBPL gene encoding tapasin-related protein isoform X3, with amino-acid sequence MGAEGGCLLLCLALLAAAEPAERQWRAVDVVLDCFLAEEGGRQHGAFASSGNMVKALLVLRQVPVLDDGSLEGFTDFQGGTVAKDDPLVTFEASVNLVQIPQAEALLHADCNGKDVTCEISRYFLQARQEATVETAAWFITNVQVSGGGPSVSMVMKTLGDTENGALRHHRWNLPLGPQGTVQTAVEFQVTTQTPSLNFLLGSSASLHCGFSLAPGLDLTSVEWRLQHKGSGQLVYSWTPEQGQAKREGATLEPEQQLMAGDASLTLPSLTLQDEGAYICQITTTLYRAQQIIQLHVQASPKVRLSLANEALPPTLTCTAAGYYPLDVTVTWTREEPGGTPVPVSGASFSSLRQSAAGTYTISSSLIAEPGSAGATYTCQVTHISLEEPLEASTSVAPPERRMAFGILVASSLFLLALLFLGLQRRQAPRRVWLLEV
- the TAPBPL gene encoding tapasin-related protein isoform X4, coding for MGAEGGCLLLCLALLAAAEPERQWRAVDVVLDCFLAEEGGRQHGAFASSGNMVKALLVLRQVPVLDDGSLEGFTDFQGGTVAKDDPLVTFEASVNLVQIPQAEALLHADCNGKDVTCEISRYFLQARQEATVETAAWFITNVQVSGGGPSVSMVMKTLGDTENGALRHHRWNLPLGPQGTVQTAVEFQVTTQTPSLNFLLGSSASLHCGFSLAPGLDLTSVEWRLQHKGSGQLVYSWTPEQGQAKREGATLEPEQQLMAGDASLTLPSLTLQDEGAYICQITTTLYRAQQIIQLHVQASPKVRLSLANEALPPTLTCTAAGYYPLDVTVTWTREEPGGTPVPVSGASFSSLRQSAAGTYTISSSLIAEPGSAGATYTCQVTHISLEEPLEASTSVAPPERRMAFGILVASSLFLLALLFLGLQRRQAPRRVWLLEV
- the VAMP1 gene encoding vesicle-associated membrane protein 1 isoform X2 — protein: MSALAQPPTEGAEETAPGGGPPGPPPNVTSNRRLQQTQAQVEEVVDIMRVNVDKVLKRDEILSELDDRADALQVGASQFESSAAKLKRKYWWKNCKMMIMLGAICAIVVVVIVIYFFT